A genomic region of Sulfobacillus acidophilus DSM 10332 contains the following coding sequences:
- a CDS encoding protein of unknown function DUF214 (PFAM: Predicted permease~COGs: COG2177 Cell division protein~InterPro IPR003838~KEGG: mta:Moth_0245 cell division protein FtsX~PFAM: Protein of unknown function DUF214, permase predicted~SPTR: Cell division protein FtsX) has product MKLSSLVYILREAGQSLWRNLWMALASVSTVTIALFVLAFFVVVTVNINHVTGLLQNQVEVRVFFKPDLRQAQELTLVRDARHWPGIRQIHYFTKAQAANQLKAEFPNQADLLQVITKSNPLFDGMDVYAVQATEIPRIAARFARNPLVHNVVYQGTVVSRLTRLTAVLRGAGWVLEGLLTIATLLIIVNTIRLAVFARRREVQVMKLVGATDWFIRWPFIVEGLTLGLVGAIVADGLVGAGYRWVINAAAISLPFWPMASWHAVMVRTSLFTGLGGIVVGGLASLIALRRFLKI; this is encoded by the coding sequence ATGAAGCTTAGTAGCCTGGTCTATATTTTGCGTGAAGCGGGGCAAAGCTTGTGGCGTAATTTATGGATGGCGCTAGCCTCGGTATCGACCGTCACCATCGCGCTGTTTGTGTTGGCGTTTTTTGTGGTGGTAACCGTCAATATTAATCATGTGACGGGGTTACTCCAAAACCAGGTCGAGGTGCGCGTGTTTTTTAAGCCGGACCTCCGCCAAGCTCAGGAGCTGACGCTGGTGCGAGACGCCCGCCATTGGCCGGGCATACGCCAAATTCATTATTTTACCAAAGCCCAAGCGGCTAACCAGCTTAAAGCCGAATTTCCCAATCAAGCGGACTTGTTGCAGGTGATTACCAAATCGAATCCGCTTTTTGACGGCATGGATGTCTATGCCGTGCAGGCCACCGAGATCCCGCGGATCGCCGCCCGCTTTGCCCGTAATCCGTTAGTCCACAACGTCGTTTATCAGGGCACGGTGGTATCCCGTCTTACCCGGTTGACCGCCGTATTGCGCGGTGCCGGCTGGGTGCTGGAAGGCCTGTTGACCATTGCGACCCTCCTCATTATCGTGAACACCATTCGTTTAGCGGTGTTTGCCCGACGTCGGGAGGTGCAGGTCATGAAACTGGTGGGAGCGACCGATTGGTTTATCCGTTGGCCGTTCATTGTCGAGGGATTGACTTTGGGGTTGGTCGGGGCCATTGTAGCCGACGGCTTGGTTGGTGCCGGATACCGTTGGGTGATTAATGCGGCGGCTATCTCGTTGCCGTTTTGGCCGATGGCGTCCTGGCATGCCGTCATGGTGCGCACCTCGCTCTTTACCGGATTAGGCGGAATTGTGGTGGGCGGGTTGGCCAGCCTGATTGCCCTGCGGCGTTTCCTCAAAATCTAA
- a CDS encoding cell division ATP-binding protein FtsE (PFAM: ABC transporter~TIGRFAM: cell division ATP-binding protein FtsE~COGs: COG2884 ATPase involved in cell division~InterPro IPR003439:IPR005286:IPR003593~KEGG: tte:TTE1977 cell division ATPase~PFAM: ABC transporter-like~PRIAM: Phosphonate-transporting ATPase~SMART: ATPase, AAA+ type, core~SPTR: Predicted ATPase involved in cell division;~TIGRFAM: Cell division ATP-binding protein FtsE) — protein MGGIRGVIRLDSVTKRYANGHQGLINVSLTIHRGEFLFLVGPSGAGKSTLIRLLYGEEQPTEGQVIIDQFHLQRMSRRQLPRLRRQLGIVFQDVKLLPTRTVFQNVAFAMEVVGASYRDIRRRVPQVLDLVGLLPRQDHFPHQLSGGEQQRVGIARALVNQPTYILADEPTGNLDPDTAWDIMKLFTEINRRGATVVMATHARDVVNQLHKRVIAIEKGRIVRDEARGVYGYEA, from the coding sequence GTGGGGGGGATTCGTGGCGTGATTCGACTCGATTCGGTGACCAAGCGCTATGCCAATGGCCATCAAGGATTGATCAATGTTTCGCTCACGATCCACCGGGGCGAATTTCTTTTTTTGGTCGGACCCTCGGGTGCCGGCAAATCGACGTTAATTCGACTCTTGTACGGTGAAGAGCAACCTACCGAAGGTCAGGTGATCATTGATCAATTTCATTTACAACGCATGTCGCGTCGCCAGCTCCCACGGCTTCGGCGTCAATTGGGGATCGTCTTTCAAGACGTAAAGCTGCTTCCGACTCGGACCGTCTTTCAAAACGTGGCGTTTGCCATGGAAGTGGTCGGAGCGTCCTATCGGGATATTCGCCGCCGAGTGCCGCAGGTGCTGGATTTAGTGGGTCTTTTGCCCCGCCAGGATCACTTTCCTCATCAGTTGTCGGGAGGAGAGCAGCAGCGGGTCGGCATTGCCCGGGCCCTGGTGAACCAGCCGACCTATATTTTGGCGGATGAGCCGACGGGTAACCTAGACCCGGACACCGCCTGGGACATTATGAAACTCTTTACCGAGATTAATCGGCGGGGCGCTACGGTGGTGATGGCCACGCATGCGCGGGATGTGGTCAATCAATTGCATAAACGGGTGATTGCCATCGAAAAAGGACGCATTGTGCGCGACGAGGCAAGGGGCGTCTACGGGTATGAAGCTTAG
- a CDS encoding cytochrome c biogenesis protein transmembrane region (PFAM: Cytochrome C biogenesis protein transmembrane region~COGs: COG0785 Cytochrome c biogenesis protein~InterPro IPR003834~KEGG: mta:Moth_1830 cytochrome c biogenesis protein, transmembrane region~PFAM: Cytochrome c assembly protein, transmembrane region~SPTR: Cytochrome c biogenesis protein, transmembrane region) yields the protein MSVASFSIAFGAGLASVLSPCVVPLIPSYLTAMAGTSLTSEAVLSHSVRQRVITNALIFIAGFSTILVLSGLLATGIGQFVRHYQTLISQLGGLVMIIFGLEIMGLIHVGFMRRDVHLNVAPPRQSRWSAYIMGLVFAAGWTPCVGPIWGSIIILASRSTTVWTGGVLLAAYALGLAVPFFILAVFVGQATHWTRRLGRYLPWIERISGALLVVLGLLLTTNWFVRLPGLF from the coding sequence ATGTCTGTAGCGTCATTTTCGATTGCGTTCGGCGCCGGCTTGGCGTCTGTCCTGTCTCCTTGTGTGGTGCCGTTGATTCCTTCGTATTTGACCGCCATGGCCGGTACCTCGCTGACTTCCGAGGCTGTCTTGTCACATTCGGTTCGACAGCGGGTCATCACCAACGCACTGATTTTTATTGCCGGGTTTTCCACCATTTTGGTGTTGTCCGGCCTCTTGGCCACGGGTATCGGACAATTTGTCCGCCATTACCAGACCCTGATTTCCCAATTGGGTGGTCTGGTGATGATCATCTTTGGGCTAGAAATTATGGGGCTGATTCACGTCGGCTTTATGCGGCGCGATGTGCACTTAAACGTCGCTCCCCCGCGCCAATCGCGCTGGTCGGCCTATATTATGGGCCTTGTATTCGCGGCCGGCTGGACCCCTTGTGTAGGCCCCATCTGGGGCAGCATCATCATTCTGGCCTCCCGCTCGACAACGGTCTGGACCGGCGGCGTCCTATTGGCCGCTTATGCCTTAGGCTTGGCGGTTCCGTTTTTCATCTTGGCCGTCTTTGTGGGGCAAGCGACCCATTGGACCCGTCGGTTGGGCCGTTATTTGCCCTGGATCGAGCGGATCAGCGGCGCGCTGTTGGTGGTATTAGGGTTGTTGTTGACCACGAATTGGTTCGTGCGTCTGCCCGGCCTCTTCTAG
- a CDS encoding 4-hydroxy-3-methylbut-2-enyl diphosphate reductase (PFAM: LytB protein~TIGRFAM: (E)-4-hydroxy-3-methyl-but-2-enyl pyrophosphate reductase (IPP and DMAPP forming)~COGs: COG0761 Penicillin tolerance protein~HAMAP: LytB protein~InterPro IPR003451~KEGG: tmr:Tmar_0761 4-hydroxy-3-methylbut-2-enyl diphosphate reductase~PFAM: LytB protein~PRIAM: 4-hydroxy-3-methylbut-2-enyl diphosphate reductase~SPTR: 4-hydroxy-3-methylbut-2-enyl diphosphate reductase;~TIGRFAM: LytB protein) codes for MDVIKVTPRGYCYGVVDAMTLAKRVASDMNVPRPVFVLGQIVHNRHVVEDLERHHIQTLDGASRIDLLEQIPAGSTVIFTAHGVAPQVKERAEARGLHFFDATCPDVTKTHTLIREKVANGYSIIYIGTKGHPEPEGAMGEAPAGRVALITTADEVEGLPFADDTPLAIVTQTTLSQWDTQEVIDAILARYPHAEVYNEICLATQLRQEAAVKAAQDADMVVVVGDRRSNNSNRLVEVVQKVAGKPAVRVESVEDLRPEWFQGIRRVAVTAGSSTPSQVTRAVIQWLEAYPKSLEEAGQTHEPIRGQQQP; via the coding sequence ATGGACGTAATCAAGGTCACGCCCCGTGGATATTGCTATGGGGTGGTCGATGCCATGACGTTGGCCAAGCGGGTCGCGAGTGATATGAATGTGCCGCGACCGGTTTTTGTCCTAGGTCAAATTGTGCATAATCGCCACGTCGTTGAAGACCTCGAGCGCCACCACATTCAAACACTTGACGGGGCATCGCGTATCGACCTCTTAGAACAAATTCCCGCCGGTAGTACGGTAATATTCACGGCCCATGGGGTGGCACCGCAGGTCAAAGAGCGAGCCGAGGCCCGGGGGTTACACTTCTTTGACGCCACCTGTCCGGATGTGACGAAAACCCATACGTTGATCCGGGAAAAAGTGGCAAACGGATACTCCATCATTTATATTGGCACGAAAGGCCATCCGGAACCGGAAGGAGCCATGGGCGAGGCGCCCGCGGGGCGTGTGGCCCTAATTACCACGGCCGACGAAGTGGAAGGGCTACCGTTTGCCGATGACACGCCATTGGCCATTGTCACCCAAACCACGCTGAGTCAATGGGATACCCAAGAGGTGATTGACGCCATATTAGCCCGGTATCCCCATGCCGAAGTCTACAACGAAATTTGTCTGGCGACCCAGTTGCGGCAGGAAGCGGCCGTCAAAGCCGCTCAGGATGCGGACATGGTGGTGGTTGTGGGGGATCGGCGGAGTAATAATTCCAACCGTTTGGTCGAAGTCGTCCAAAAAGTCGCCGGCAAACCGGCGGTGCGGGTGGAAAGTGTCGAAGACTTGAGGCCGGAGTGGTTTCAGGGGATTCGACGGGTGGCGGTCACTGCGGGTTCTTCGACCCCGAGCCAAGTCACGCGGGCCGTCATTCAATGGCTGGAAGCCTATCCAAAGTCGCTAGAAGAGGCCGGGCAGACGCACGAACCAATTCGTGGTCAACAACAACCCTAA
- a CDS encoding glycosyl transferase family 2 (PFAM: Glycosyl transferase family 2~COGs: COG0463 Glycosyltransferase involved in cell wall biogenesis~InterPro IPR001173~KEGG: afo:Afer_1817 glycosyl transferase family 2~PFAM: Glycosyl transferase, family 2~SPTR: Glycosyl transferase family 2) — MAESVDVIIPAYNARNTIQEALQSVFSQTVPIARVLVVDDGSTDGTADVVRHHFPHAEVITIANSGPSNARNVGIEKATHEWIAFLDADDRWHPDKLRLQWGQAEPDVGLISTTWVRGSEFPAVPDQIPVTSLGYRDLLQMNQFQTSTVLMRREIAQRLGGFDPAVDGAEDWDFWLRASRITGIRRLEWPLVQYRDMPTGYSKDVWRVYRTMLPMLDKHRQAPGLSVREFRTIETWHHLRFWVAFQLAHDSEHARLAWHNAWQRPLRPYVLPAVWRYLAPFLWQRFKRRTATS, encoded by the coding sequence TTGGCGGAATCCGTTGACGTCATTATTCCCGCCTATAATGCGCGTAATACCATTCAAGAGGCATTACAGTCCGTTTTTAGCCAAACGGTACCGATAGCGCGCGTATTAGTCGTCGACGACGGGTCGACCGATGGAACGGCCGACGTGGTACGGCATCATTTCCCCCATGCCGAAGTGATTACCATTGCCAATAGCGGGCCGTCGAACGCCCGCAATGTCGGCATCGAAAAGGCCACGCATGAGTGGATCGCTTTTTTGGATGCCGACGATCGCTGGCATCCGGATAAGCTACGGCTTCAATGGGGACAAGCAGAACCCGATGTGGGATTGATCAGTACGACGTGGGTGCGCGGTAGCGAATTTCCGGCGGTTCCCGATCAGATTCCGGTGACGTCCCTCGGATACCGGGATCTTCTGCAAATGAATCAATTTCAAACCTCTACGGTTCTGATGCGCCGAGAAATCGCCCAACGTTTAGGGGGGTTTGATCCGGCCGTCGACGGGGCGGAAGACTGGGATTTTTGGCTTCGGGCATCCCGGATTACCGGGATTCGACGCTTAGAGTGGCCTTTGGTCCAATATCGGGATATGCCGACCGGCTATAGCAAAGATGTTTGGCGCGTCTATCGGACGATGTTGCCCATGTTGGACAAGCATCGACAGGCGCCCGGTCTTAGCGTAAGGGAATTTCGGACGATCGAGACGTGGCATCATTTACGGTTTTGGGTCGCCTTTCAACTGGCACATGATTCGGAACACGCCCGCCTGGCGTGGCATAATGCCTGGCAACGCCCTCTTCGACCTTACGTTTTGCCGGCTGTTTGGCGCTATTTAGCCCCGTTTTTATGGCAGCGATTTAAACGGCGGACGGCCACATCGTAA
- a CDS encoding UDP-N-acetylmuramoylalanyl-D-glutamate--2,6-diaminopimelate ligase (PFAM: Mur ligase family, glutamate ligase domain; Mur ligase family, catalytic domain; Mur ligase middle domain~TIGRFAM: UDP-N-acetylmuramyl-tripeptide synthetase~COGs: COG0769 UDP-N-acetylmuramyl tripeptide synthase~HAMAP:UDP-N-acetylmuramoylalanyl-D-glutamate-2,6-di aminopimelateligase~InterPro IPR000713:IPR013221:IPR004101:IPR005761~KEGG: aac:Aaci_0293 UDP-N-acetylmuramyl-tripeptide synthetase~PFAM: Mur ligase, central; Mur ligase, N-terminal; Mur ligase, C-terminal~PRIAM:UDP-N-acetylmuramoyl-L-alanyl-D-glutamate--2, 6-diaminopimelateligase~SPTR: UDP-N-acetylmuramyl-tripeptide synthetase;~TIGRFAM:UDP-N-acetylmuramoylalanyl-D-glutamate-2,6- diaminopimelateligase), giving the protein MGAVLVKTASGWSIGPDITGVAIDSRMVQPGNIFVAIPGAVADGHQFIADAIQRGAVAVVGEKPLNLAAVPYFQVPSSRVAAAELAALVFGRPSEQLAAIGVTGTNGKTSVVYWLTHLLRSAGRGVGMISSVMNETGRRQVPAELTTPESPDLQAFLRDMVDVGYSHAVIEVSSHGIAQHRIDHIRFQLAVLTNITREHLDFHGTMDHYIQTKAQLFLGLAADSLGAVINADDYYSRRVLDQISAPVITYGIRDGDVRAHIVKQDAWSSRVRLEHPGFTIEADIFHPGTYNVYNVAATVAAGYRLGLLPAVMEKALPTLPAVPGRMQVFRRLGHPTVVVDYAHTPDGLEQSLKTVREFNSGRVWLIFGARGGRDRGKRPEMGRIAATYADHVVLTTDSPYFEDPREILRAIETGINQVDPNRLAWIELDRAQAITEAVLQAQQDDIVLITGRGPEHYQYFGNQKVLLHDAEVVEHALKQRQGREDSHVGGIR; this is encoded by the coding sequence ATGGGGGCGGTCCTGGTTAAAACAGCATCAGGTTGGAGCATCGGGCCGGACATCACTGGAGTCGCCATTGATTCCCGTATGGTGCAACCGGGCAATATTTTTGTGGCCATTCCGGGGGCAGTGGCAGACGGCCATCAATTCATCGCCGATGCGATTCAACGGGGCGCCGTCGCTGTTGTCGGAGAGAAACCGTTAAATCTAGCCGCCGTGCCGTATTTTCAAGTCCCGTCCAGCCGGGTGGCGGCGGCTGAGCTGGCGGCTTTGGTCTTTGGTCGACCCTCTGAGCAATTAGCCGCGATTGGAGTAACCGGCACCAACGGGAAGACGTCCGTGGTGTATTGGCTTACCCATCTTTTACGCTCGGCCGGCCGGGGGGTTGGCATGATTTCGAGCGTAATGAACGAAACCGGTCGTCGACAAGTGCCGGCCGAGTTGACCACACCCGAAAGTCCTGACTTACAGGCGTTTTTACGGGATATGGTCGATGTCGGCTATTCACACGCGGTGATTGAGGTGTCATCACACGGGATTGCTCAACATCGTATTGATCACATTCGGTTTCAATTGGCCGTATTGACCAATATTACCCGCGAGCATTTAGATTTTCATGGAACGATGGATCATTACATTCAAACTAAGGCGCAATTGTTTCTGGGATTGGCTGCGGATTCTTTAGGAGCGGTCATCAACGCCGATGATTATTACAGTCGTCGTGTCTTAGATCAAATTTCCGCTCCGGTCATTACCTACGGCATTCGTGACGGTGACGTCCGGGCCCACATTGTTAAGCAAGACGCCTGGTCGAGCCGGGTACGGTTAGAGCACCCGGGTTTCACCATCGAAGCGGATATTTTCCATCCCGGCACTTATAACGTGTATAACGTGGCCGCCACGGTGGCGGCCGGATACCGGTTGGGGCTTTTGCCGGCCGTTATGGAAAAGGCGCTGCCTACGTTACCGGCGGTACCGGGTCGGATGCAGGTGTTTCGCCGGTTAGGCCACCCTACCGTGGTGGTGGACTATGCGCATACTCCGGATGGCCTTGAACAATCGTTAAAAACGGTCCGGGAATTTAATTCCGGCCGCGTATGGCTGATATTTGGTGCCCGCGGCGGTCGTGATCGGGGTAAACGGCCGGAGATGGGGCGTATTGCGGCGACCTATGCCGACCACGTGGTGTTAACCACCGACAGTCCATATTTTGAGGATCCTCGCGAGATCTTGCGCGCGATAGAAACGGGGATTAATCAGGTTGATCCCAATCGCTTAGCGTGGATTGAGCTCGATCGAGCGCAAGCCATTACCGAAGCGGTGTTACAGGCGCAGCAAGACGACATCGTGCTCATCACGGGCCGTGGACCGGAACACTATCAGTATTTTGGCAACCAAAAAGTGCTCTTGCATGATGCCGAGGTAGTCGAGCACGCCCTGAAGCAGCGGCAAGGAAGGGAGGATTCCCACGTTGGCGGAATCCGTTGA
- a CDS encoding protein of unknown function DUF6 transmembrane (PFAM: EamA-like transporter family~COGs: COG5006 permease DMT superfamily protein~InterPro IPR000620~KEGG: tmr:Tmar_0328 hypothetical protein~PFAM: Protein of unknown function DUF6, transmembrane~SPTR: Putative uncharacterized protein), protein MKYCQLRIPRRLQGYLMVLLSATFWGVSGTAAQKLFVVGHVHPGWLVSIRMLGSGALLLLGSVMRQASTSLRLLKRAAWGPLLAFAIVGLLGVQYTYFEAIHTGNAAMATLLQYMGPSFIAVYGALTTRRWPSPVGFGALLLALGGTLLLVTGGHLAHLAVPATAIVWGLLSALFLAFYTIYPVPLIRQWGSLPVVGWGMVIGGLVAAGLTRFPDGGPSRWTPSILGLVLFVVLIGTLLAFFLYLASLTRLSPTEASIAGSAEPISAVLAATLWLHVRFTSMQMVGGMAIVAAVVVVAWLRPFEQRSSASAGASGRGG, encoded by the coding sequence TTGAAGTACTGTCAATTAAGGATTCCACGCCGACTCCAAGGCTATCTTATGGTCCTTTTGAGTGCGACGTTTTGGGGCGTTTCCGGAACCGCTGCCCAAAAACTTTTTGTCGTGGGCCATGTCCATCCCGGCTGGCTCGTTAGCATTCGTATGCTGGGATCGGGGGCGCTCCTTCTACTGGGAAGCGTCATGCGACAAGCGTCCACAAGCCTTCGACTGCTAAAACGGGCGGCCTGGGGTCCTCTCTTGGCCTTTGCGATAGTCGGTTTACTTGGCGTGCAATACACCTATTTCGAAGCGATCCATACGGGCAATGCGGCCATGGCGACACTCCTCCAGTATATGGGCCCATCATTCATTGCCGTTTACGGCGCGCTGACAACCCGACGTTGGCCGTCACCGGTAGGCTTTGGTGCGCTACTATTAGCGTTAGGGGGTACTTTGCTGTTAGTCACAGGCGGTCACCTGGCCCATCTCGCCGTCCCGGCCACTGCGATCGTCTGGGGGTTATTATCCGCACTGTTCTTGGCCTTTTATACCATCTATCCGGTGCCACTCATCCGGCAATGGGGCTCGTTGCCGGTAGTCGGCTGGGGTATGGTCATCGGCGGCCTTGTCGCAGCCGGACTCACCCGATTTCCCGATGGCGGCCCCTCTCGTTGGACACCGAGCATATTGGGATTAGTATTGTTTGTCGTCCTCATCGGCACTTTATTAGCCTTTTTTCTCTATCTAGCCAGCTTAACCCGCCTTTCACCCACCGAGGCCAGCATTGCCGGCAGTGCCGAACCCATATCCGCCGTATTAGCCGCGACCCTCTGGCTTCATGTCCGCTTCACGTCAATGCAAATGGTAGGAGGGATGGCTATTGTGGCCGCCGTTGTCGTCGTTGCCTGGTTGCGCCCTTTCGAGCAGAGATCCTCCGCTTCCGCCGGTGCATCAGGCCGAGGCGGATGA
- a CDS encoding Fumarate hydratase class II (PFAM: Fumarase C C-terminus; Lyase~TIGRFAM: fumarate hydratase, class II~COGs: COG0114 Fumarase~HAMAP: Fumarate hydratase class II~InterPro IPR000362:IPR018951~KEGG: bts:Btus_0510 fumarate lyase~PFAM: Fumarate lyase; Fumarase C, C-terminal~PRIAM: Fumarate hydratase~SPTR: Fumarate lyase) gives MDQFRVSRDSLGEVRVPQTALWGPQTQRAIENFPISGLKLPRRFIRAQGIIKWAAARANKETGSLDAAKADAIMAAADEVIQGQWDDHFVVDVYQAGAGTSQNMNANEVIANRAAEILGGQRGDVTLVHPNDHVNMAQSTNDTIHVAIHIAGAEAIIHDLLPAVETVEATLKQKAQEWMGIVKSGRTHLQDAVPMRLGQEVGGWAGALTYWRESLETQVTKLYAIGLGGNAVGTGINAHPEYKTRAVRAVADKTGLPFHLPANMFTFIQNLDAVLEVSGVVRGLATAVAKIANDIRLLSSGPRTGLAELKLPAVQPGSSIMPGKVNPVMAEMMNMICYQVYGCDTTVQHAVSGAQLELNVMMPVVAFNFLHEIHILATGLMAFNQRALAGLEADRDRIVGYVELSTAIATALNPYIGYDKAAVVAKTAYAEGKTVRQVVREQKLLDEKTLAEALDLEKMTHPES, from the coding sequence ATGGACCAATTTCGGGTGAGTCGGGACTCGTTAGGAGAAGTACGGGTTCCCCAAACGGCCTTATGGGGACCTCAGACGCAGCGTGCGATTGAAAACTTTCCGATTAGCGGACTTAAGCTGCCGCGTCGCTTTATTCGGGCACAGGGGATTATTAAGTGGGCCGCGGCGCGGGCCAATAAGGAAACCGGGTCTTTAGACGCGGCGAAAGCCGATGCGATTATGGCGGCCGCAGACGAGGTGATTCAGGGTCAATGGGACGATCATTTTGTGGTGGATGTCTATCAAGCCGGGGCCGGCACGTCCCAAAACATGAACGCCAATGAAGTTATTGCCAATCGGGCCGCGGAAATATTAGGCGGTCAGAGGGGTGACGTCACGTTGGTACATCCCAACGACCATGTCAATATGGCGCAATCCACCAACGATACGATTCATGTCGCCATTCATATTGCCGGTGCCGAGGCGATTATTCATGATTTACTACCGGCGGTAGAGACGGTGGAAGCCACCCTCAAGCAAAAAGCCCAGGAGTGGATGGGCATTGTCAAGTCGGGCCGGACGCATCTGCAAGATGCAGTGCCGATGCGATTGGGACAGGAGGTTGGCGGCTGGGCTGGCGCGCTGACTTATTGGCGGGAAAGTTTGGAAACCCAAGTGACGAAATTGTATGCCATTGGGCTGGGCGGAAACGCGGTCGGGACCGGTATTAACGCGCATCCGGAATATAAGACGCGCGCGGTTCGGGCCGTGGCGGATAAAACGGGATTGCCCTTTCATTTGCCGGCCAACATGTTTACGTTTATTCAAAATCTTGATGCCGTCTTAGAGGTCTCCGGCGTGGTTCGGGGATTGGCCACGGCCGTGGCGAAAATCGCTAACGATATCCGCCTTTTAAGCTCGGGGCCGCGCACAGGATTGGCCGAATTAAAACTGCCTGCCGTGCAACCGGGATCGTCGATAATGCCCGGTAAAGTAAACCCGGTGATGGCGGAAATGATGAACATGATTTGCTATCAAGTGTATGGGTGTGATACGACCGTGCAACACGCGGTCAGTGGAGCCCAACTGGAACTCAACGTTATGATGCCGGTGGTAGCGTTTAACTTTTTGCACGAAATTCACATTTTGGCCACCGGATTAATGGCGTTCAATCAGCGTGCTTTAGCCGGACTGGAAGCCGATCGGGATCGCATCGTCGGGTATGTCGAGTTGAGCACCGCCATTGCTACAGCGCTTAATCCCTACATTGGCTATGACAAGGCGGCGGTGGTCGCCAAAACTGCCTATGCGGAGGGTAAAACGGTGCGGCAAGTTGTGCGTGAACAAAAGCTATTGGATGAAAAAACCCTGGCGGAAGCGCTGGATTTGGAAAAAATGACGCATCCCGAAAGTTAA